Proteins from a genomic interval of Gadus macrocephalus chromosome 2, ASM3116895v1:
- the tmem100a gene encoding transmembrane protein 100, with protein MPEATAKSAAMTVPPSPERVPPADKPNNNNEEEDLCAPAPAPAHVSIPLVNEHQLTAATGGAELSCYRCTVPFGVVVLIAGVVVTAVAYSFNSHGSTISYFGLVLLSAGLLLLAASVACWRVRLGRRKERRRESQTTLVAPRKSIFGERLPPGQQR; from the coding sequence ATGCCCGAAGCGACCGCCAAGAGCGCCGCGATGACGGTACCGCCGTCCCCCGAGCGCGTCCCGCCGGCGGACaaacccaacaacaacaacgaggaGGAGGATCTCTGCGCCCCGGCTCCCGCCCCCGCCCACGTCAGCATCCCATTGGTCAACGAGCACCAGCTGACGGCGGCCACGGGTGGGGCGGAGCTGTCGTGCTACCGCTGCACCGTGCCGTTCGGCGTGGTGGTGCTGATCGCCGGCGTGGTGGTCACCGCCGTGGCCTACAGCTTCAACTCCCACGGCTCCACCATCTCCTACTTCGGTCTGGTGCTGCTGTCCgccggcctgctgctgctggccgccaGCGTCGCCTGCTGgagggtcaggctgggccgccGGAAGGAGCGGCGGCGGGAGAGCCAGACCACCCTGGTGGCCCCCCGCAAGAGCATCTTCGGCGAGAGGCTGCCCCCCGGCCAGCAGAGGTGA
- the pctp gene encoding phosphatidylcholine transfer protein yields MSLHFGEEEFDSAWRELDEPQLEGGWELFTENMGVKIYRLLDKETGLYEYKIIGVLSACPAQQCADVYMDLAYRKQWDSYVKELQEKEFEGHKAIYWEVKYPFPLSNRDYVYIRERRDIQVEGRTIHVVLARSSPNTPLAEKSSVMRVKDYKQSLAMETDGAGGTKVFMNYFDNPGGMIPTWLVNWAAKSGVPGFLTDMKKACNNYDGHCQKK; encoded by the exons ATGTCGCTGCACTTCGGAGAGGAGGAATTTGACAGCGCATGGAGGGAGCTGGATGAGCCACAGCTGGAAGGAGGCTGGGAGCTGTTCACCGAGAACATGGGTGTCAAAATTTACCGGCTCCTTGACAAG GAGACGGGGCTCTACGAGTACAAGATCATAGGCGTGCTGAGCGCCTGCCCAGCCCAGCAGTGTGCGGACGTCTACATGGACCTGGCCTACCGGAAGCAGTGGGACAGCTACGTCAAAG agctgcaggagaaggagttTGAGGGCCACAAAGCTATCTACTGGGAGGTGAAATACCCCTTCCCCCTGTCGAACCGGGAC TACGTGTACATCAGGGAGCGACGGGACATCCAGGTCGAAGGTCGCACCATCCACGTGGTTCTGGCCCGGAGCTCCCCCAACACGCCCCTGGCGGAGAAGAGCAGCGTGATGCGGGTCAAGGACTACAAGCAGAGCCTCGCCATGGAAACGGACGGCGCCGGCGGGACCAAAG TGTTCATGAACTACTTTGACAACCCTGGAGGAATGATCCCGACCTGGCTGGTTAACTGGGCGGCTAAG AGCGGCGTCCCAGGTTTCCTGACGGACATGAAGAAGGCGTGTAATAACTACGACGGCCACTGCCAGAAGAAGTGA